The following coding sequences are from one uncultured Bacteroides sp. window:
- a CDS encoding DUF6769 family protein, with protein sequence MSFIHMHKKRRTVYISYFLFAISIIMLISSSLPHHHHNSGAVCLKEDISTHTMHNDLKHSQNHCCGDECTSRFQFRTNNNTQVNHAQPHYLFAITLFTKPLLRWLLKTQSKSIAAPPYLEKLHNTSIAYAVGRRGPPTLL encoded by the coding sequence ATGTCATTTATACACATGCACAAAAAAAGACGAACTGTTTACATCTCCTATTTTCTATTTGCAATCAGCATTATCATGCTGATCAGTTCTTCGTTGCCTCACCATCATCATAACAGCGGTGCCGTTTGTCTGAAAGAAGATATCAGTACACATACAATGCACAATGATTTAAAACATTCTCAAAATCATTGTTGCGGCGATGAATGTACCAGTCGGTTTCAATTTCGTACTAACAATAACACGCAAGTAAATCATGCGCAACCACACTATTTGTTTGCCATTACTTTGTTCACTAAACCATTGTTACGTTGGCTTTTAAAAACGCAGAGCAAATCCATTGCTGCGCCCCCCTATCTCGAAAAACTTCATAACACTTCCATAGCTTATGCCGTAGGGCGCCGTGGTCCTCCTACACTTTTGTAA